Sequence from the Cytophagales bacterium genome:
AATCAAATTATGAAAACAGGAATTTAGCCGGGGTCATATTAATATCTGATGGTATTTATAACCAGGGTATCGCTCCGAATTTTTTCAATTACAATTTTAACATTTTCACCGTTGGGCTCGGTGATACTATACCCAGGAAGGATATTAATTTAAGGGCGCTTTATTACAATAAAATTGCCTATGCAGGTAATAAATTTCCGGTCGTAGCTGAAATTTATAATACCGGATTTAAAGGTGAAACTATCAATGTCTTTCTGCGCCAGCATGGAAAAATAATAGCAAAGAGACCTTTCAGGATCACTAATAATAACAGCATTAATGAGATAGAATTTTATATTACCTCTTCACAAAAAGGGATCCACCATTATGAAGTAATGACAGAGCGCCAGGATGGAGAGTTTACATACATCAACAATACAAAGCATGCATACATTGATATTATTGAAGGAAAAGAAAGGATCCTGCTTGTGGCATTAACGCCTCATCCGGATATTAAAGCAATAAGAAGCGCAGTAGAACAAAACGAAAATTACGAGTTTAACACCTACATTTTAAATGTAGAGCACGGGCACAAAGAATTTAATGTAGAAAAGTATGACCTGATCATCTTTCACCAGGTACCCAATAAATACAATAAAGGAAATAAACTTATTCAAAAATTCCGCAATATACCCCACTGGTTTATCCTGGGGAGCCAATCAAATTTCCAGACGTTCAACCAGGTAAACAACGGCATAATGATCCACCCAAGAGGCAATCAAACAGATTTGGTAACTTCATCTTTTAACCCGGATTTTGATAAATTCCGGTTTTTAGAATCCAGTCAGGCTATCCTGCAAAAGCTGCCGCCTTTGAAAGTTCCTTTTGGTGAATATAAGATCTCTCCAAATACTGACGTGATCTTCTTTCAGAAAGTTGGAAGTATAACTACCGGCAAACCCTTATTTATAGTAAACGCAGATCCGGACTACAGATCAGCGGTTTTATTGGGTGAGGGTATCTGGAAATGGAGGCTGCAGGAATATTTACAGACAGATAAGTACAATACATTTGATAATTTGATCATTAAACTGATCCAATACCTGTCAGCCAAAGAAGACAAAAGAAAATTCAGGGTTTATCCAATTTCAAATGAGTTCAACAGCACGGATAAAATAATTTTTGAAGCCCAAATTTATAACGATGTTTATGAAAAGGTATATGGCAAGGAAATAGCGCTTAAGATCACCGGTGAAGAAAATAATTTCTGGTCATACAGTTTTGTGAATAGTGAAGATTATTCAAGATTTGAAGCAGGCAGCCTGCCGCAGGGTATTTACAGGTATCATGCTTCCTGTAAAATTTCCGGTAAAACCGAAAATAGCGCAGGAGAATTTACCATTAAAGAGCTCCAGCTTGAAGCAACCAATACAACGGCAGATCACAATATGCTCAGACAATTAGCGGAACAAACTGGCGGCAAATTCTTTCTGTCTGAAGATATCAAGCAGATTGCCGGACATCTTATTGATAGCAATATTGCAAAAAATATTATTCACAGTAAGGAAGCATTATCAGAGCTGATCAATCTCAGGTGGCTGCTGTTTTTGTTCCTGTTTCTGGTCTCTTTGGAATGGTTTGTCAGGAAGTATAAAGGAGGGTATTGAGAGACGGGAAATGGGGAAAGGGTTTAGGTGAATATACCTGATAATTATTTTATTATACTTGTTTTCAAATTATCAAATCTTTTTAACCGTTACGCCCAGATCAACCATTTCCTGTAATTCTTTCCCTACATTTTTCATTTCAGTATCATTTTCTTTATAACACCAAATTATATCAACCTGGTACCCCTCTTTACTTATTTTTTCAAGTTTATAAAGTAATTCCAGAAAGCATTTGTATGATGATGAATTAAAATAATCAAGATTAAAGACAATTTTAGTATATTTGTTCGGTTTGGCACAATATTGATCCAGCCAATCCAGTATTGGACTGTAATATTCTGAAGTATTTTCCGGAAAAGAGTTGCCGGAAATTTCAAATTTGTTATTTTTGGGGTCAAATATTAT
This genomic interval carries:
- a CDS encoding VWA domain-containing protein, translating into MDKFQIITQYSPWLILLCLIAGFTYSFILYRKPSPWNKTINQILSVVRFLLVSFLCFLLLSPFVKQIRNFIELPTVVFAVDNSQSITLGSDSTQLQKYLSEVEKVKTALEYEDIKVDLQTFNEDEKSNSLNNIKFNKNSTDISRLLKNVESNYENRNLAGVILISDGIYNQGIAPNFFNYNFNIFTVGLGDTIPRKDINLRALYYNKIAYAGNKFPVVAEIYNTGFKGETINVFLRQHGKIIAKRPFRITNNNSINEIEFYITSSQKGIHHYEVMTERQDGEFTYINNTKHAYIDIIEGKERILLVALTPHPDIKAIRSAVEQNENYEFNTYILNVEHGHKEFNVEKYDLIIFHQVPNKYNKGNKLIQKFRNIPHWFILGSQSNFQTFNQVNNGIMIHPRGNQTDLVTSSFNPDFDKFRFLESSQAILQKLPPLKVPFGEYKISPNTDVIFFQKVGSITTGKPLFIVNADPDYRSAVLLGEGIWKWRLQEYLQTDKYNTFDNLIIKLIQYLSAKEDKRKFRVYPISNEFNSTDKIIFEAQIYNDVYEKVYGKEIALKITGEENNFWSYSFVNSEDYSRFEAGSLPQGIYRYHASCKISGKTENSAGEFTIKELQLEATNTTADHNMLRQLAEQTGGKFFLSEDIKQIAGHLIDSNIAKNIIHSKEALSELINLRWLLFLFLFLVSLEWFVRKYKGGY
- a CDS encoding DUF1987 domain-containing protein, which codes for MFLFVLLLFYTFIIMDILNFNAEEDTPNIIFDPKNNKFEISGNSFPENTSEYYSPILDWLDQYCAKPNKYTKIVFNLDYFNSSSYKCFLELLYKLEKISKEGYQVDIIWCYKENDTEMKNVGKELQEMVDLGVTVKKI